A stretch of the Corylus avellana chromosome ca6, CavTom2PMs-1.0 genome encodes the following:
- the LOC132184284 gene encoding auxilin-related protein 2 isoform X3, which yields MDEFGVLTERFGLKPQGKAAPMGASKRPTSSSNAQPLNSGFDSGLNSKPSSYSSRSLPHSNTRTQNFGGFDDYSDLLFGGPNKPTKQSDSSFDYDSIFSNSSSKKPSSLPIYDDDDVFGGLPGLKSYATANNDDVFASFASPPKQSAPIDDLLGNLGGVEAKPKSPSRNRSVKSGSDFDDLIPGFGGSGPPNNGSRTSQPRESPFHSTKVAFTSSDDPFVVLESTSNPAYSSSELFSDPLEQIGKLNNSGGTRPGISSNAIPSLRPPPKPTQVSNAYKVKSSHVSSIDELEDFAMGRVRNNSAEQSDVRTSKKEVKTSATKSSRYKEAEDASRRNMQKGGDDLESFFSIGSRSSSVPRSRATNLDPVFDAPVHKRGPEVLQRTPSETSAGIKKSPSTSFIVDDLSSIFGAAPLFGEFQEVEGESEERRRARLGRQQRTQERAVCFHPLVHKQWLI from the exons ATGGACGAGTTTGGCGTCCTAACCGAGCGGTTCGGCTTGAAGCCACAAGGGAAAGCTGCTCCAATGGGCGCGTCGAAACGACCCACCAGCTCAAGCAATGCCCAACCCCTCAATTCCGGATTCGATTCGGGTCTAAACTCCAAACCGTCCTCCTACTCGTCCAGATCTCTTCCGCATTCAAATACAAGAACCCAGAATTTTGGAGGTTTTGATGATTACAGTGATTTATTATTTGGGGGACCCAATAAGCCCACGAAGCAATCCGATAGTTCATTCGATTACGATTCGATATTCTCGAATAGTTCGAGTAAGAAGCCTTCGTCGTTGCCTATTTATGACGACGATGATGTATTTGGTGGATTGCCCGGGCTGAAAAGCTATGCGACTGCGAACAATGACGATGTGTTTGCCTCTTTTGCTTCGCCGCCGAAACAGAGTGCTCCAATTGATGATCTTTTGGGTAATTTGGGTGGAGTGGAGGCAAAACCGAAGAGTCCGAGCCGGAATAGATCGGTGAAGAGTGGGAGTGATTTCGATGATTTGATACCTGGGTTTGGTGGAAGCGGTCCACCCAATAATGG GAGTCGGACTAGTCAGCCTCGGGAATCACCTTTTCATTCAACTAAAGTGGCCTTCACTTCTTCAGATGACCCATTTGTGGTATTAGAATCAACTTCAAACCCTGCATATAGCTCCTCAGAACTTTTCTCAGATCCACTGGAACAAATCGGTAAGCTGAATAATTCTGGAGGCACAAGGCCTGGCATTTCATCAAATGCTATTCCATCATTGAGGCCCCCTCCAAAGCCAACACAAGTTTCAAATGCATATAAAG TTAAGAGTTCACATGTGTCTTCAATTGACGAACTTGAGGACTTTGCCATGGGAAGGGTGCGAAATAATTCTGCGGAACAATCAGATGTACGCACTAGTAAAAAAGAGGTAAAGACCTCAGCCACAAAATCTAGTAGGTATAAAGAAGCTGAAGATGCTTCACGCCGCAATATGCAAAAGGGTGGAGATGATCTAGAGTCGTTTTTCAGTATAGGTTCTAGATCAAGCAGTGTACCAAGATCAAGGGCTACAAATTTG GACCCTGTATTTGATGCACCAGTTCACAAGAGAGGTCCTGAAGTGCTCCAGAGGACGCCTTCTGAGACCTCAGCTGGCATAAAGAAGTCTCCTTCCACTTCATTCATAGTTGATGACCTTTCTTCGATTTTTGGTG CTGCTCCATTATTTGGAGAATTTCAGGAAGTTGAAGGGGAAAGTGAAGAAAGACGAAGAGCCAGATTGGGACGTCAACAAAGGACTCAGGAGCGTGCGGTGTGTTTTCACCCCCTAGT GCACAAGCAGTGGCTGATATGA
- the LOC132184284 gene encoding auxilin-related protein 2 isoform X2, whose product MDEFGVLTERFGLKPQGKAAPMGASKRPTSSSNAQPLNSGFDSGLNSKPSSYSSRSLPHSNTRTQNFGGFDDYSDLLFGGPNKPTKQSDSSFDYDSIFSNSSSKKPSSLPIYDDDDVFGGLPGLKSYATANNDDVFASFASPPKQSAPIDDLLGNLGGVEAKPKSPSRNRSVKSGSDFDDLIPGFGGSGPPNNGSRTSQPRESPFHSTKVAFTSSDDPFVVLESTSNPAYSSSELFSDPLEQIGKLNNSGGTRPGISSNAIPSLRPPPKPTQVSNAYKVKSSHVSSIDELEDFAMGRVRNNSAEQSDVRTSKKEVKTSATKSSRYKEAEDASRRNMQKGGDDLESFFSIGSRSSSVPRSRATNLDPVFDAPVHKRGPEVLQRTPSETSAGIKKSPSTSFIVDDLSSIFAAPLFGEFQEVEGESEERRRARLGRQQRTQERAAQAVADMNQRDLLTQREQEERRRIADTVDIEIKRWAAGKEGNMRALLSSLQYVLWPECGWQPVLLTDIITSTSVKKVYRKATLCIHPDKVQQKGASLKHKYTAEKVFDILKEAWNKFNVEELS is encoded by the exons ATGGACGAGTTTGGCGTCCTAACCGAGCGGTTCGGCTTGAAGCCACAAGGGAAAGCTGCTCCAATGGGCGCGTCGAAACGACCCACCAGCTCAAGCAATGCCCAACCCCTCAATTCCGGATTCGATTCGGGTCTAAACTCCAAACCGTCCTCCTACTCGTCCAGATCTCTTCCGCATTCAAATACAAGAACCCAGAATTTTGGAGGTTTTGATGATTACAGTGATTTATTATTTGGGGGACCCAATAAGCCCACGAAGCAATCCGATAGTTCATTCGATTACGATTCGATATTCTCGAATAGTTCGAGTAAGAAGCCTTCGTCGTTGCCTATTTATGACGACGATGATGTATTTGGTGGATTGCCCGGGCTGAAAAGCTATGCGACTGCGAACAATGACGATGTGTTTGCCTCTTTTGCTTCGCCGCCGAAACAGAGTGCTCCAATTGATGATCTTTTGGGTAATTTGGGTGGAGTGGAGGCAAAACCGAAGAGTCCGAGCCGGAATAGATCGGTGAAGAGTGGGAGTGATTTCGATGATTTGATACCTGGGTTTGGTGGAAGCGGTCCACCCAATAATGG GAGTCGGACTAGTCAGCCTCGGGAATCACCTTTTCATTCAACTAAAGTGGCCTTCACTTCTTCAGATGACCCATTTGTGGTATTAGAATCAACTTCAAACCCTGCATATAGCTCCTCAGAACTTTTCTCAGATCCACTGGAACAAATCGGTAAGCTGAATAATTCTGGAGGCACAAGGCCTGGCATTTCATCAAATGCTATTCCATCATTGAGGCCCCCTCCAAAGCCAACACAAGTTTCAAATGCATATAAAG TTAAGAGTTCACATGTGTCTTCAATTGACGAACTTGAGGACTTTGCCATGGGAAGGGTGCGAAATAATTCTGCGGAACAATCAGATGTACGCACTAGTAAAAAAGAGGTAAAGACCTCAGCCACAAAATCTAGTAGGTATAAAGAAGCTGAAGATGCTTCACGCCGCAATATGCAAAAGGGTGGAGATGATCTAGAGTCGTTTTTCAGTATAGGTTCTAGATCAAGCAGTGTACCAAGATCAAGGGCTACAAATTTG GACCCTGTATTTGATGCACCAGTTCACAAGAGAGGTCCTGAAGTGCTCCAGAGGACGCCTTCTGAGACCTCAGCTGGCATAAAGAAGTCTCCTTCCACTTCATTCATAGTTGATGACCTTTCTTCGATTTTTG CTGCTCCATTATTTGGAGAATTTCAGGAAGTTGAAGGGGAAAGTGAAGAAAGACGAAGAGCCAGATTGGGACGTCAACAAAGGACTCAGGAGCGTGCG GCACAAGCAGTGGCTGATATGAACCAGCGTGATCTCCTAACTCAGCGGGAGCAAGAAGAAAGGCGT AGGATTGCTGACACCGTGGATATTGAAATAAAGCGCTGGGCAGCAGGGAAGGAAGGCAATATGCGTGCACTGTTATCATCATTGCAATAT GTGCTTTGGCCTGAATGTGGTTGGCAGCCAGTGTTACTGACAGATATAATTACCTCTACCTCCGTTAAAAAGGTTTATAGAAAGGCAACATTATGCATCCATCCTGATAAGGTTCAACAGAAAGGTGCCAGTCTCAAGCATAAATATACTGCAGAGAAGGTTTTTGATATCCTAAAG GAAGCTTGGAACAAGTTCAATGTGGAGGAACTTTCTTAG
- the LOC132184284 gene encoding auxilin-related protein 2 isoform X1, whose product MDEFGVLTERFGLKPQGKAAPMGASKRPTSSSNAQPLNSGFDSGLNSKPSSYSSRSLPHSNTRTQNFGGFDDYSDLLFGGPNKPTKQSDSSFDYDSIFSNSSSKKPSSLPIYDDDDVFGGLPGLKSYATANNDDVFASFASPPKQSAPIDDLLGNLGGVEAKPKSPSRNRSVKSGSDFDDLIPGFGGSGPPNNGSRTSQPRESPFHSTKVAFTSSDDPFVVLESTSNPAYSSSELFSDPLEQIGKLNNSGGTRPGISSNAIPSLRPPPKPTQVSNAYKVKSSHVSSIDELEDFAMGRVRNNSAEQSDVRTSKKEVKTSATKSSRYKEAEDASRRNMQKGGDDLESFFSIGSRSSSVPRSRATNLDPVFDAPVHKRGPEVLQRTPSETSAGIKKSPSTSFIVDDLSSIFGAAPLFGEFQEVEGESEERRRARLGRQQRTQERAAQAVADMNQRDLLTQREQEERRRIADTVDIEIKRWAAGKEGNMRALLSSLQYVLWPECGWQPVLLTDIITSTSVKKVYRKATLCIHPDKVQQKGASLKHKYTAEKVFDILKEAWNKFNVEELS is encoded by the exons ATGGACGAGTTTGGCGTCCTAACCGAGCGGTTCGGCTTGAAGCCACAAGGGAAAGCTGCTCCAATGGGCGCGTCGAAACGACCCACCAGCTCAAGCAATGCCCAACCCCTCAATTCCGGATTCGATTCGGGTCTAAACTCCAAACCGTCCTCCTACTCGTCCAGATCTCTTCCGCATTCAAATACAAGAACCCAGAATTTTGGAGGTTTTGATGATTACAGTGATTTATTATTTGGGGGACCCAATAAGCCCACGAAGCAATCCGATAGTTCATTCGATTACGATTCGATATTCTCGAATAGTTCGAGTAAGAAGCCTTCGTCGTTGCCTATTTATGACGACGATGATGTATTTGGTGGATTGCCCGGGCTGAAAAGCTATGCGACTGCGAACAATGACGATGTGTTTGCCTCTTTTGCTTCGCCGCCGAAACAGAGTGCTCCAATTGATGATCTTTTGGGTAATTTGGGTGGAGTGGAGGCAAAACCGAAGAGTCCGAGCCGGAATAGATCGGTGAAGAGTGGGAGTGATTTCGATGATTTGATACCTGGGTTTGGTGGAAGCGGTCCACCCAATAATGG GAGTCGGACTAGTCAGCCTCGGGAATCACCTTTTCATTCAACTAAAGTGGCCTTCACTTCTTCAGATGACCCATTTGTGGTATTAGAATCAACTTCAAACCCTGCATATAGCTCCTCAGAACTTTTCTCAGATCCACTGGAACAAATCGGTAAGCTGAATAATTCTGGAGGCACAAGGCCTGGCATTTCATCAAATGCTATTCCATCATTGAGGCCCCCTCCAAAGCCAACACAAGTTTCAAATGCATATAAAG TTAAGAGTTCACATGTGTCTTCAATTGACGAACTTGAGGACTTTGCCATGGGAAGGGTGCGAAATAATTCTGCGGAACAATCAGATGTACGCACTAGTAAAAAAGAGGTAAAGACCTCAGCCACAAAATCTAGTAGGTATAAAGAAGCTGAAGATGCTTCACGCCGCAATATGCAAAAGGGTGGAGATGATCTAGAGTCGTTTTTCAGTATAGGTTCTAGATCAAGCAGTGTACCAAGATCAAGGGCTACAAATTTG GACCCTGTATTTGATGCACCAGTTCACAAGAGAGGTCCTGAAGTGCTCCAGAGGACGCCTTCTGAGACCTCAGCTGGCATAAAGAAGTCTCCTTCCACTTCATTCATAGTTGATGACCTTTCTTCGATTTTTGGTG CTGCTCCATTATTTGGAGAATTTCAGGAAGTTGAAGGGGAAAGTGAAGAAAGACGAAGAGCCAGATTGGGACGTCAACAAAGGACTCAGGAGCGTGCG GCACAAGCAGTGGCTGATATGAACCAGCGTGATCTCCTAACTCAGCGGGAGCAAGAAGAAAGGCGT AGGATTGCTGACACCGTGGATATTGAAATAAAGCGCTGGGCAGCAGGGAAGGAAGGCAATATGCGTGCACTGTTATCATCATTGCAATAT GTGCTTTGGCCTGAATGTGGTTGGCAGCCAGTGTTACTGACAGATATAATTACCTCTACCTCCGTTAAAAAGGTTTATAGAAAGGCAACATTATGCATCCATCCTGATAAGGTTCAACAGAAAGGTGCCAGTCTCAAGCATAAATATACTGCAGAGAAGGTTTTTGATATCCTAAAG GAAGCTTGGAACAAGTTCAATGTGGAGGAACTTTCTTAG
- the LOC132184363 gene encoding amino acid permease 3, translating to MKMGDNAAARNQLPHHQVFDVSGDSHPQTGSKCFDDDGRLKRTGTVYTASAHIITAVIGSGVLALAWAIAQLGWVAGPAVMFLFSFVTYYTSTLLSACYRSGDSVTGKRNYTYMDAVQSNLGGGKVKICGLVQYLNLFGVAIGYTIASAISMMAIKRSNCFHSSHDKDPCHMSSNPYMIAFGIIQIVFSQIPDFDQLWWLSIVAAVMSFTYSTIGLALGITKVAENGKIRGSLTGISIGDASLGAVTQTQKIWRSFQALGDIAFAYSYSMILIEIQDTVKSPPSESKTMKKATLISVSVTTLFYMLCGCMGYAAFGDNSPGNLLTGFGFYNPFWLLDIANAAIVIHLVGAYQVYCQPLFAFIEKYAAKRFPDSEFITKEIMVPVPGFRPFRLNLFRLVWRTLFVITTTVISMLLPFFNDVVGLLGALGFWPLTVYFPVEMYIAQKKIPKWSTKWLCLQILSVACLIITIAAAAGSIAGVVLDLKTYKPFSTSY from the exons ATGAAG ATGGGTGACAACGCTGCCGCAAGGAACCAGCTTCCGCACCACCAAGTTTTCGACGTTTCCGGCGACAGCCACCCACAAACCGGCTCCAAGTGCTTCGACGACGATGGCCGTCTCAAGCGAACTG ggaCGGTTTATACGGCAAGTGCTCACATAATAACGGCTGTGATTGGGTCTGGGGTGCTGGCATTGGCTTGGGCGATTGCTCAGCTGGGATGGGTGGCTGGTCCTGCTGTCATGTTCTTGTTCTCCTTTGTGACATACTACACTTCCACACTCCTCTCCGCCTGCTACCGTTCCGGCGACTCTGTCACCGGCAAGAGAAACTATACTTACATGGATGCTGTTCAATCCAACCTAG gTGGAGGAAAGGTCAAAATATGTGGGCTTGTTCAGTACCTGAACCTTTTTGGAGTTGCTATTGGTTACACAATTGCATCAGCCATAAGCATGAT GGCAATCAAAAGGTCTAATTGCTTCCACAGCAGCCACGACAAAGATCCATGTCACATGAGCAGCAATCCTTACATGATTGCGTTTGGCATCATTCAAATAGTTTTCTCTCAAATTCCCGACTTTGATCAGCTGTGGTGGCTCTCCATTGTTGCAGCTGTGATGTCCTTCACTTATTCAACAATTGGTCTTGCACTTGGTATCACTAAAGTAGCAG AAAATGGAAAGATCAGAGGAAGTCTGACTGGTATAAGCATTGGCGATGCATCTCTTGGCGCTGTGACTCAAACCCAAAAGATATGGAGGAGCTTCCAAGCACTCGGGGACATAGCTTTTGCATACTCTTACTCCATGATCCTTATTGAAATTCAG GACACGGTGAAATCCCCACCATCAGAGTCCAAGACAATGAAGAAGGCCACTCTAATCAGCGTTTCAGTCACAACCCTCTTCTACATGCTTTGTGGGTGCATGGGTTATGCTGCTTTTGGAGACAACTCGCCTGGAAACCTCCTCACTGGTTTTGGGTTCTACAACCCTTTTTGGCTGCTTGACATAGCAAATGCTGCAATTGTAATCCACCTTGTTGGCGCATACCAAGTTTATTGCCAACCTCTTTTCGCCTTCATTGAGAAATACGCAGCAAAAAGATTCCCGGATAGTGAATTTATCACCAAGGAAATCATGGTCCCGGTCCCCGGTTTCCGCCCGTTCAGACTCAACCTCTTCCGGTTGGTTTGGAGGACACTTTTTGTGATCACAACCACTGTGATATCAATGCTTCTACCGTTCTTTAACGACGTGGTTGGACTTCTTGGGGCTTTGGGATTTTGGCCTCTCACAGTTTATTTCCCTGTGGAGATGTATATAGCGCAGAAGAAGATCCCAAAGTGGAGCACAAAATGGCTTTGCCTTCAAATACTTAGCGTTGCCTGCCTCATCATCACCATAGCCGCCGCTGCCGGCTCAATAGCTGGAGTTGTTCTTGATCTCAAGACTTATAAGCCCTTCAGCACCAGCTACTAG